The Erythrobacter sp. SDW2 region GACCACGTCGTCGGACTTCACCGTCAGCATTTCCTGCAGCGTGTAGGCCGCGCCGTAGGCCTGCAGTGCCCAGACTTCCATTTCTCCGAAGCGCTGGCCACCGAACTGCGCCTTGCCGCCCAGCGGCTGCTGGGTGACGAGCGAGTAGGGGCCGATCGAACGGGCGTGGATCTTGTCGTCGACCAGGTGGTGCAGCTTGAGCATGTAGATGATGCCCACGGTCACCTTGCGGTCGAAGGCCTCACCGGTGCGGCCGTCATAGAGCACCGACTGGCCGTCGCTGTCGATCCCGGCAGCCTGCAGCTGCGCGGTCACGTCGCTTTCACGCGCGCCGTCGAACACCGGGGTGCCCATCGGAACACCGGCGGTGAGGTTCGAAGCGAGCTCGACGATTTCGGTCGTCCCGCGCGAGGCGATATCCTCGGCATAGCGATCGCCGTAGATTTCCTGCAGCTTGGCCTTGACCGCTTCGGGCGGAGCGCCCGCTTCGGGATTGGGGTTGGCTGCGCGCCACTCGTCGAGCGCCACCTTGATCTGCTGGCCCAGACCGCGGGCGGCGAAGCCCAGGTGGGTTTCGAAGATCTGCCCGACGTTCATGCGCGAAGGCACGCCGAGCGGGTTGAGCACGAGATCGACCGGGGTCCCGTCTTCGAGGAACGGCATGTCCTCGACCGGCAGGATGCGCGAAATCACACCCTTGTTGCCGTGACGGCCGGCCATCTTGTCGCCCGGCTGCAGCTTGCGCTTGATGGCAACGAAGACCTTGACCATCTTGAGCACGCCCGGGGCGAGTTCGTCGCCGCGTTCGAGCTTTTCCTTCCGGTCCTCGAACTTCTCGTCGATGCCCTTCACAGCCTCGTCATACTGGGCCTTGATCGCTTCGATCTGGCTCTGACGGGTGTCGTCGGCGACCGCGAACTTGAACCATTCGTGGCGCTCGACTTCCTCCAGCAGGGCCTCGGTAATTTCCGTGCCCTTCTTGATGCCCTTCGGCGCCGCCGAAGCGGTCTGGCCGAGCAGCATGTCGCGCAGGCGGTTGTAGGTCGCCCGGTTGAGGATCGCGCGTTCGTCCTGGCTGTCCTTGCGCAGACGTTCGATCTCTTCCTGCTGGATCGCACGGGTACGGTCGTCGACCTCGATCCCGTGACGGTTGAAGATGCGCACGTCGACGATGGTGCCGCTGGTGCCCGGCGGCAGGCGGAGCGAGGTGTCGCGCACGTCGCTGGCCTTTTCGCCGAAGATGGCGCGCAGCAGCTTTTCTTCCGGCGTCATCGGGCTTTCGCCCTTGGGCGTGATCTTGCCGACCAGAATGTCGCCCGGATGCACTTCGGCACCGATGTAGACGATCCCCGCTTCGTCGAGGTTGCGCAGCGCTTCCTCGCCGACGTTGGGGATGTCGCGGGTGATGTCTTCCGGCCCGAGCTTGGTGTCGCGGGCCATGACTTCGAACTCCTCGATGTGGATCGAGGTGAAGACGTCGTCCTTGACGATGCGTTCGCTGATCAGGATCGAGTCTTCGTAGTTGTAGCCGTTCCAGGGCATGAAAGCGACGAGGCTGTTCTTGCCCAGTGCCAGCTCACCGAGATCGGTCGAGGGGCCGTCGGCGATGATGTCACCGGCCTCGACCGTTTCGCCGACCTTCACCAGCGGGCGCTGGTTGATGCAGGTCGACTGGTTCGAACGCTGGAACTTCTGCAGGCTGTAGATGTCGACGCCCGACTGGCCGGGTTCGACATCGCCGATCGCACGGATAACGATACGGCTGGCGTCGACCTGGTCGACCACGCCGCCGCGGGTGGCGGTGATCGCCGCACCCGAATCGCGGGCGACGGTTTCTTCCATGCCGGTGCCGACCCAGGGTGCCTCGGCCTTGACCAGCGGCACCGCCTGGCGCTGCATGTTCGAGCCCATCAGCGCGCGGTTGGCGTCATCGTTTTCGAGGAACGGAATGAGCGAGGCGGCGACCGAGACGAGCTGCTTGGGCGAGACGTCCATCAGCGTGATGGTTTCGCGCGGCGCCATCAGGTTGTCGCCGTTCTGGCGTGCCGAGATCAGTTCCTCGACGAACGAGCCGTCATCGTTGAGCTCGGCCGAAGCCTGCGCCACGGTGTGCTTCTGCTCTTCCATGGCCGAAAGGTAGATCACTTCGCTGGTGACCTTGCCGTCCTTGACCACGCGGTACGGCGTTTCGATGAAGCCGTATTTGTTGACGCGGGCAAAGGTGCTGAGCGAGTTGATCAGACCGATGTTCGGGCCTTCCGGCGTTTCGATCGGGCAGATGCGGCCATAGTGCGTCGGGTGAACGTCGCGGACTTCGAAGCCGGCACGCTCGCGGGTGAGACCGCCCGGCCCGAGCGCCGAGACGCGGCGCTTGTGGGTGACTTCGGACAGCGGGTTGGTCTGGTCCATGAACTGCGACAGCTGGCTGGAGCCGAAGAACTCGCGCACCGCGGCCACGGCCGGCTTGGCGTTGATGAGGTCGTTCGGCATCACGGTCGACACATCGACCGAGCTCATGCGTTCCTTGACCGCACGTTCCATGCGCAGCAGGCCGACGCGGTACTGGTTTTCCAGCAGCTCGCCCACCGAACGGACCCGGCGGTTGCCGAGGTTGTCGATGTCGTCGACTTCACCCTTGCCGTCCTTGAGGCCGACGAGTTCCTTCACCACCGCCAGGATGTCTTCCTTGCGCAGCGTGGTAACGGTGTCCTCGGCGTCGAGGTCGAGACGCATGTTGAGCTTGACGCGGCCAACGGCCGAAAGGTCATAGCGTTCGCCATCGAAGAACAGGCCTTCGAACAGGGCTTCGGCGGTTTCCTTGGTCGGCGGTTCGCCCGGGCGCATGACCTTGTAGATCGCCTCGAGGCCTTCGTCACGGTTCTCGGCCTTGTCGGCCTTGAGCGTGTTGCGGATCCACGGGCCGATGCCGACGTGGTCGATGTCGAGCAGCTCGATCTTGTCGAACCCGGCAGCGTCGAGCGCCTCCAGGTGGTCCGGGCCGACTTCGTCACCGGCTTCGATGTAGATCCGACCGGTCGACTCGTCGATCATGTCGTTCGCGGCATAGCGCGCGAAGATTTCCTCGGTCGGCAGCAGCAGGGTGGTGAGGCCATCCTTGGCCGCCTTGTTGGCGGCACGCGGCGAGATCTTCTGGCCGGCGGGGAACACTTCCTCGCCGGTCTTGGCATCGACCAGCGGGAAAGCCGGCTTGGCGTTGCGCCAGGCTTCGGCGTGGAACGGTATCTTCCACCCGTCCTTGGCACGGTCCCAGGTGACGGTGTTGTAGAAGTACCCGAGGATATCTTCGGCATCGAGACCGAGCGCGAACAGCAGCGAGGTGACCGGCAGCTTGCGCTTGCGGTCGATGCGGACGTTGACGATGTCCTTGGCGTCGAATTCGAAATCGAGCCACGAACCGCGGTAGGGGATGACGCGGGCGGCAAACAGCAGCTTGCCCGAGCTGTGGGTCTTGCCCCGGTCATGGTCGAACAGCACACCCGGCGAACGGTGCATCTGCGACACGATGACACGCTCGGTTCCGTTGATGATGAAGGTGCCGTTCTCCGTCATGAGCGGCATGTCGCCCATGTAGACGTCCTGCTCCTTGATATCGAGCACCGAGCGGGTTTCCGTCTCGGTATCGACTTCGAACACGATCAGGCGCAGCGTGACTTTCATCGGGGCGGCATAGGTGATGCCGCGCTGGCGACACTCGGTGGTGTCGTACTTGGGATCTTCGAGTTCGTAGTGCACGAAGTCGAGTTCGGCTGTGCCGGCAAAGTCGCGGATCGGGAACACCGAGCGCAGCGTCTTCTCGAGGCCCGAGACATAGCCCGTGCTCTTGTCCGAACGCAGGAAGTGTTCGTAGCTTTCGCGCTGAACCTCGATCAGGTTCGGCATCTGCACCACTTCGTGGATGTCGCCGAAGATCTTGCGGATGCGCCGCTTCGCCGTGCCCGAAGCCTTGGTCAGTGCCGTCGGGGTTTTCGCCTTGCTTGCCATGGAGGAGTGTCGCCTCTTCTCGTGCTGCGCCGGACGCGCAAACGGCGGCCCGGCAGGAAAATCTCATGTCGAACGCGAGAGGGATCCTAACCGGGACGCGAAAAGGCCGCAGCTCGGGCGCACCGATTCCCGGCGGCACTGCTGCAGCACACTCAAAGCGTCGCGATTATGGAGCCCGCTGCTTCCATTCCTTGACCGATTCCCGCGCATGAATCGGTCTTGCTCGAAGCGAGCGGTCGGGGGCGCATATAGGTAGGCAGGGGCAAGGGGTCAAGCGCGGTCGGCGGGACTGCGGCCAAGGCCGAAGGTCAGGCCGACGACCGACCGGATCAGCGCCGGATCGTTCGCGACTTGCCCCGAAAGGATAAGGTTGGCCAGCCCGTGAACCAGCGACCAGGCATGGATCGCGGCGCTCGCCCGGTCGCTGCCGGGTTCGAGCTGCGGAAGCACGCTGGAGATCCCGGCCTGAAGCTGCCGGAACGCCTCGTTGTCGTCGCTTGAGGCGTCGGCCATGTCGGGACCCGGCTTGCAGGCGAAGGTCACGGCAAACAGCGCCGGATTGGCCACTGCCCACTCGACATAAGCGACCCCGGTTGCCTGGAACGCGGCATAGCCCCCGCCTGCGGCCGTGGCCGCCGTCAGCTGCGACTGGCCGAGCTGGCGAATGCCCTCCCTCGCCAAGGCATCGAGCAAGGCATCCTTGTTGGCGAAATGCCGATAGAGCGCCGTGGCGCTGACCCCCAGTTCCCGCGCGATGGCACGCAACCCCAGATCGGGCACGTCCTGCGAGGCCAGTTTTTCAAGCCCCAGCGCAATCGCCGCCGCGCGCAGGTCGCCGTGGTGGTAGGCCTCGTCGGATTTTATGTTGACAGTGTTATCATTAGCGGTCATGTTAACATCATAAACATTCCGACTCGTTGCTGCAAGGGAGCAAGGGCCATGGCCAGCGTTATCGAGAAGACCATCCGTTCCGCCGTCACCAAGGGCGTCCTCACCGTCGCCGATTTCAACCGCAAGCGGCTGCGTGAACCAGCTGGCGGGCACCCCTATCTGACCGGACTGCACACGCCGATGACCGAGGAAGTGACGCTGAGCGAGCTCACTGTCGATGGCGAGATCCCGGCGCAGCTTGACGGGCGCTACCTGCGCATCGGGCCGAACCCGGTGACCCCGCCCGATCCGGGCAGCTATCACTGGTTCGTCGGCGACGGCATGGCCCATGGCGTGCGGATCAGGGATGGCAAGGCCGAATGGTACCGCAACCGCTGGATCCGCTCCAACGCGGTCAGCGACGCGCTGGGCGAGCCGCGCAAGCCCGGCACCCGCAAGCCCCGGACAGACAATGCCAACACCAATATCGTCGGCATCAATGGGCGGACCTATGCGATTGTCGAAGCGGGCGGCAATCCGGTGGAGCTCGACGATACGCTGGAGACCATCGCCCACAACCCGTTCGACGGCACGCTGCAGAACAGCTTCTCCGCCCACCCGCATCTGGACCCGGCGACCGGCGAGATGCACGCGATCTGCTATGACGTGCAGCAGCCCGAAACGGTCTGGCACACGGTGGTGGATAGCCACGGCAAGGTCGTCCGCGAGGAACCGATCCCGGTGAAGGACGGACCCTCGATCCACGATTGCCAGATCACCGAGAACTATGTGCTGGTGTTCGACCTGCCCGCCGTGTTCTCGATGAAGCGACTGGTGGCGGGCTACAGCTTTCCGCTGCATTGGGACCCGGCCCACGGCACAAGGCTCGGCCTGCTGCCGCGCAATGGCAAGGGCGAAGACACCATCTGGTGCACCATCGACGAGCCTTGTTACGTCTATCACCCGGCCAATGCCTATGAGACAGCCGACGGTAAGGTCGTGGTCGATGTGGTGGTGCACGAGAGCACCTATGACAGTTCGCCGCACGGCCCCGGCGGCAAGTGGATCCGGTTCGAACGCTGGGTCGCCGATCCAGCGGCGCGGCATGTCGAGCGGACAGTGCTGCACAATCGGGCGCAGGAATTCCCGCGCTATGACGAGCGGCGCAGCTGCCAGCCCTATCGCTATGCCTATTGCGTCGGCCTGGCCGAGCGCGAAGGGCTCGACATGGGCGGGACGCAGCTGTTCAAGCACGATCTCGAAGCCGGCACCACCGAAGTGCGCGAACTGGGCGCGGACCGGCATCCGGGCGAGTTCGTGTTCGTGCCCCGCTCGCCCGATGCAGTGGAGGATGATGGCTGGTTGATCGGCCTCGTGATCGATGCGGCGAAGGACACGACCGAGCTGCAGATTCTCAAGGCCAACGACTTCACCGGCGCGCCGCAAGCGGTGATCCATATCCCCCACCGCATCCCGCCCGGCTTCCATGGCAACTGGGTCCCCAGCGCCAGCTGACGAGCATCCTCCCTCAGGGGCCAACCCCTCTCAAGACCCTGCCTCGAGCCCGCCCCGGTTTTCCGGTGGCGGGCTTTCCGTTTGCTCCTACTCGACAAACGACTTACCGTTTTTCAATATTATTGATTGACGATATAATGGCCACGGCATATTGAGTTTCGATATCAACCTGAATGGAGATTCGAAATGCAACGGCTTTCTACCGCGCCTGCTTCATGGCCCGTCTTCCCATGGAACTGACGCCACGCCCCGCGGCTGGGCGCCGCGATGCCCTCTTGGCTGTCGTCGGTTGGATGCTCACCATTATGCTCTGGCTCAGCGCCCTCGCGGCGATTGTGGCCCTCTGCCTTATCCCGCTCAGCTATGCCAAGAAGGAAGTAGCCGGCCTGCAGCTCGTCGAGCAGCATTTCCCCACCATCGCCGCGATGCTCTTTCTGGCCGCCGTGGCGGCTACGTTAGGCTTCTTCTTAATTCGGCACTTGCGCAGGATCGTCGACAGCGTTGCGGTCGGCGATCCGTTCGCTCCAGCCAATGCCGATCGGCTGTCCGCGATGGCCTGGCTGACCCTTGCCTACCAGGGGGTCCAGATCCTGCTGGCACCCTTGCTGATCTGGTGGGACGCTGCTCCGATGCGGGCCAATGTGCATCATGGCGACGATGGACTCTCGCTGGCGACGATCGTCCTGGCGATGATCCTGTTCATCCTCGCCCGCGTGTTCCGCCATGGTGCGGCCATGCGCGAAGACCTCGAAGGGACTGTGTGATGCCGGCGGATGAAGGAACCAACATCGTGGTCAGGCTAGACGATCTGCTCCACGCCCGCCGTATGACGCTGACCGAACTGGCCGAGCGGGTTGGCCTCACACTCGCCAATCTGTCGATCCTCAAGACCGGCAAGGCCAGGGCAATCCGCTTCTCCACGCTTGAGGCGATCTGCCGCGAGCTGGAATGCCAGCCGGGCGATCTGCTGGGGTATGCCCCGAAATGACCGCTTTCGCTTGACAGCAGCGCCCGAATCCTTAGAGGCCCGCCCCCGAACGGCGGGTCTCTTCGATTCTGCGGTTCATCCGTCCGAGACAGTTGGTGAAGGCAATCTGGCCTTCTTAATTTCCAGCCTAGACGGGGAAACGAGTTTTCCGGCCCCCTCCATACAGGTGGCCATCTGGCGTGTATGCGCCCTCCTTCCCCATCATTGGACACAGTGCTGCGCCGCATGAGCGGCGGAGCGAATTGAGCCGGCCGTGCGGGAGCCATTTCGCCCGGTCATAGTGAAGGAGTATGGCATGGATCGTTCGCAAAAAGCCGACGCGGTTGCCCAGCTCAATGCAGTCTTCAACGAGGCGGGCGTGGTGGTTGTCACCCGCAACCTCGGCCTGACGGTGGCCCAGTCCACCGACCTGCGCCTGAAGATGCGTGACGTTGGTGCTTCCTACAAGGTTGCGAAAAACCGTCTTGCCAAGATCGCCCTCAAGGACACGGCTTACGAAGGCATGGCTGACATGCTGACGGGCCCGACCGCGATCGGTTATTCGACCGACCCGGTTGCTGCAGCCAAGGCTGCGGTGGACTTCGCCAAGACGAACGACAAGCTCGAGATCGTCGGCGGCGCAATGGGCGGTCAGGTGCTCGACGAAGCCGGGATCAAGGCGCTCGCCGCCCTTCCCAGCCTCGACGAGCTGCGCGCAAAGCTGGTGGGTCTCGTCAACGCCCCGGCGACCAAGGTCGCCCAGGTCGTCAACGCCCCCGCCGCCAAGCTCGCACGTGTGTTCGGTGCCTATGGCGCCAAGGACGCGGCGTAAGCGGTTTTCGCAAGAACAGACATTCCACCGGGGCCAGCCACAAGCACCCCGACCATTATTGGAGTACGTACAATGGCCGATATCAAGGCTCTCGTTGAAGAACTTTCGAAGCTGACCGTCCTCGAGGCAGCTGAACTCGCCAAGGCACTGGAAGAAGAGTGGGGCGTGAGCGCCGCCGCTGCTGTTGCTGTTGCCGGCCCGGCTGCTGGTGGTGGCGACGCTGCCCCGGTTGAAGAGAAGGACGAATTCGACGTCATTCTCACCGGCGACGGTGGCAAGAAGATCCAGGTCATCAAGGAAGTCCGCGCCATCACCGGCCTGGGCCTGACCGAAGCCAAGGCTCTCGTCGAAGGCGCGCCGAAGGCCGTCAAGGAAGGCGTCAACAAGGCCGAAGCAGAAGAAATCAAGAAGAAGATCGAAGAAGCCGGCGGCACCGTCGAGCTCAAGTAAGGGGCTCGCTCAGGCAAGCCATTGCCCGCAGGGGCGCTTACGCTTCGATCTCCCTCGCGAGATCACAGGAGGGCGGTGCCGCAAGGCGCCGCCCTTTTGGTTCGGGCCGTCAGATTTCGATTGGTCCTATCCCCCCGACCGCGGCCCCGCTGCCATAGCTGTGTCACGGTTTCTCCCCAGACACGCGTGCTGTGGCAAATGCGCCGCTGTGGGGGACTGAAGTTGCACCTGGGCCAGGGGATCGCTTCAAGCCGGGCTTCCTCGCGCCTATCCGGGACGGCTTTATGACGCACGCGCCTGCCTCTTCCCCAGCCTCGGCTTCCCCGTGGATGGCCGAGATCGCCGCCACCTTCCGGCTGGCGTGGCCGCTGGCGCTCGCCAACCTGCTGCAGATGCTTGTCCATGCCGTCGACGTGATCTTCGTCGCCCGGCTTGGCGAAATCGAACTGGCTGCCTCGGCGCTGGGGATCGCGCTGTTCGGCTTGCTGATGTGGGCATTCTCCGGCCTCACCGGCATCGTTGCCGCACTGATCGCGGAGGAGCTGGGCCGCAAGGGCCATGCAGTGCGCGAAGTGCGCCGTTCGGTGCGCATGGGGCTGTGGGTCGCGGTGGGTGCCGGCATGGTGGGGATGGCGCTGTGCTGGAACGGCGAGCGGTTGCTGCTGCTGACAGGCCAGACACCGCACCTCGCTGAACGTGCGGGCGATTTCCTGCAAGTCATCATGTGGGCGATGGTGCCGATGATCCTCGCCAATGTGTTGCGCAATTTCGTATCGGCACTGGGCCGGCCGATCTTTGCCACCGCCATCACCGGCGGAGCCTTGGGGGCAAGCCTGCTGTTCAACTGGATGTTCGTGTTCGGCAACCTCGGTGCGCCCGCGCTGGGGCTTGAGGGCTCGGCACTCGCCAGTGTGCTGACTTCGCTCTTCGTGCTGGCGAGCTACCTCGTAGCGATCCGCACCGATCGCCGCCTGCGCCGCTACCGTATCTTCGGCAACTGGTGGCGGCCCGAATGGTCGCGCCTCGTTGAAATCCTGCGGCTAGGCAGCCCGATCATGATCATCATCATCGCCGAGGCCGGACTGTTCAGCGGCGCAGCGCTGCTGATGGGCCGGATCGGCGCATCGGAGCTGGCCGGACATACGGTCGCACTGCAAATTGCCGCGCTTGCCTTCCAGGTGCCGTTCGGCGTCGGGCAGGCAGCGACGATCCGGGTGGGGTATCACTATGGTGCACGCAACCGGGAAGCTATCGGTCGCGCCGGCTGGGTCGGGCTGGCAATGGCGGCTGGCTTCATGGCTATCCCGGCTGCGCTGATGTTGTTCGCACCCTTGTTGTTGCTGCGTATCTACGTCGACCCGCTGGCACCCGAGAATGCGGCCATGGTCGGTTTCGCGGTGCAGTACATGCTGGTGGCGGCCGCCTTCCAACTGTTCGACGGGGTGCAAGCGGTAGCAGCCGGAGCCCTGCGTGGCTTGCAGGATACCCGCGCACCGATGTGGATCGCGATCTTCAGCTATTGGGTGCCTGGCTATGGCGTTGCCATCTGGCTCGGCTTCTACACCCCGCTGCAAGGGACCGGCGTATGGATCGGCCTTGCCACCGGCCTGGTCTTTGCAGCCTTCCTGCTGACCCGCCGCTGGG contains the following coding sequences:
- the rplJ gene encoding 50S ribosomal protein L10 — encoded protein: MDRSQKADAVAQLNAVFNEAGVVVVTRNLGLTVAQSTDLRLKMRDVGASYKVAKNRLAKIALKDTAYEGMADMLTGPTAIGYSTDPVAAAKAAVDFAKTNDKLEIVGGAMGGQVLDEAGIKALAALPSLDELRAKLVGLVNAPATKVAQVVNAPAAKLARVFGAYGAKDAA
- the rplL gene encoding 50S ribosomal protein L7/L12, whose amino-acid sequence is MADIKALVEELSKLTVLEAAELAKALEEEWGVSAAAAVAVAGPAAGGGDAAPVEEKDEFDVILTGDGGKKIQVIKEVRAITGLGLTEAKALVEGAPKAVKEGVNKAEAEEIKKKIEEAGGTVELK
- a CDS encoding MATE family efflux transporter, encoding MAEIAATFRLAWPLALANLLQMLVHAVDVIFVARLGEIELAASALGIALFGLLMWAFSGLTGIVAALIAEELGRKGHAVREVRRSVRMGLWVAVGAGMVGMALCWNGERLLLLTGQTPHLAERAGDFLQVIMWAMVPMILANVLRNFVSALGRPIFATAITGGALGASLLFNWMFVFGNLGAPALGLEGSALASVLTSLFVLASYLVAIRTDRRLRRYRIFGNWWRPEWSRLVEILRLGSPIMIIIIAEAGLFSGAALLMGRIGASELAGHTVALQIAALAFQVPFGVGQAATIRVGYHYGARNREAIGRAGWVGLAMAAGFMAIPAALMLFAPLLLLRIYVDPLAPENAAMVGFAVQYMLVAAAFQLFDGVQAVAAGALRGLQDTRAPMWIAIFSYWVPGYGVAIWLGFYTPLQGTGVWIGLATGLVFAAFLLTRRWARREVLGLTAKAG
- a CDS encoding helix-turn-helix transcriptional regulator, which encodes MPADEGTNIVVRLDDLLHARRMTLTELAERVGLTLANLSILKTGKARAIRFSTLEAICRELECQPGDLLGYAPK
- a CDS encoding DUF2975 domain-containing protein; the protein is MEIRNATAFYRACFMARLPMELTPRPAAGRRDALLAVVGWMLTIMLWLSALAAIVALCLIPLSYAKKEVAGLQLVEQHFPTIAAMLFLAAVAATLGFFLIRHLRRIVDSVAVGDPFAPANADRLSAMAWLTLAYQGVQILLAPLLIWWDAAPMRANVHHGDDGLSLATIVLAMILFILARVFRHGAAMREDLEGTV
- a CDS encoding TetR/AcrR family transcriptional regulator, producing the protein MTANDNTVNIKSDEAYHHGDLRAAAIALGLEKLASQDVPDLGLRAIARELGVSATALYRHFANKDALLDALAREGIRQLGQSQLTAATAAGGGYAAFQATGVAYVEWAVANPALFAVTFACKPGPDMADASSDDNEAFRQLQAGISSVLPQLEPGSDRASAAIHAWSLVHGLANLILSGQVANDPALIRSVVGLTFGLGRSPADRA
- the rpoB gene encoding DNA-directed RNA polymerase subunit beta, yielding MASKAKTPTALTKASGTAKRRIRKIFGDIHEVVQMPNLIEVQRESYEHFLRSDKSTGYVSGLEKTLRSVFPIRDFAGTAELDFVHYELEDPKYDTTECRQRGITYAAPMKVTLRLIVFEVDTETETRSVLDIKEQDVYMGDMPLMTENGTFIINGTERVIVSQMHRSPGVLFDHDRGKTHSSGKLLFAARVIPYRGSWLDFEFDAKDIVNVRIDRKRKLPVTSLLFALGLDAEDILGYFYNTVTWDRAKDGWKIPFHAEAWRNAKPAFPLVDAKTGEEVFPAGQKISPRAANKAAKDGLTTLLLPTEEIFARYAANDMIDESTGRIYIEAGDEVGPDHLEALDAAGFDKIELLDIDHVGIGPWIRNTLKADKAENRDEGLEAIYKVMRPGEPPTKETAEALFEGLFFDGERYDLSAVGRVKLNMRLDLDAEDTVTTLRKEDILAVVKELVGLKDGKGEVDDIDNLGNRRVRSVGELLENQYRVGLLRMERAVKERMSSVDVSTVMPNDLINAKPAVAAVREFFGSSQLSQFMDQTNPLSEVTHKRRVSALGPGGLTRERAGFEVRDVHPTHYGRICPIETPEGPNIGLINSLSTFARVNKYGFIETPYRVVKDGKVTSEVIYLSAMEEQKHTVAQASAELNDDGSFVEELISARQNGDNLMAPRETITLMDVSPKQLVSVAASLIPFLENDDANRALMGSNMQRQAVPLVKAEAPWVGTGMEETVARDSGAAITATRGGVVDQVDASRIVIRAIGDVEPGQSGVDIYSLQKFQRSNQSTCINQRPLVKVGETVEAGDIIADGPSTDLGELALGKNSLVAFMPWNGYNYEDSILISERIVKDDVFTSIHIEEFEVMARDTKLGPEDITRDIPNVGEEALRNLDEAGIVYIGAEVHPGDILVGKITPKGESPMTPEEKLLRAIFGEKASDVRDTSLRLPPGTSGTIVDVRIFNRHGIEVDDRTRAIQQEEIERLRKDSQDERAILNRATYNRLRDMLLGQTASAAPKGIKKGTEITEALLEEVERHEWFKFAVADDTRQSQIEAIKAQYDEAVKGIDEKFEDRKEKLERGDELAPGVLKMVKVFVAIKRKLQPGDKMAGRHGNKGVISRILPVEDMPFLEDGTPVDLVLNPLGVPSRMNVGQIFETHLGFAARGLGQQIKVALDEWRAANPNPEAGAPPEAVKAKLQEIYGDRYAEDIASRGTTEIVELASNLTAGVPMGTPVFDGARESDVTAQLQAAGIDSDGQSVLYDGRTGEAFDRKVTVGIIYMLKLHHLVDDKIHARSIGPYSLVTQQPLGGKAQFGGQRFGEMEVWALQAYGAAYTLQEMLTVKSDDVVGRTKVYEAIVKGDDTFEAGIPESFNVLVKEMRSLGLNVELSSLTDGTDEDGDDMQIAAE
- a CDS encoding carotenoid oxygenase family protein, translated to MASVIEKTIRSAVTKGVLTVADFNRKRLREPAGGHPYLTGLHTPMTEEVTLSELTVDGEIPAQLDGRYLRIGPNPVTPPDPGSYHWFVGDGMAHGVRIRDGKAEWYRNRWIRSNAVSDALGEPRKPGTRKPRTDNANTNIVGINGRTYAIVEAGGNPVELDDTLETIAHNPFDGTLQNSFSAHPHLDPATGEMHAICYDVQQPETVWHTVVDSHGKVVREEPIPVKDGPSIHDCQITENYVLVFDLPAVFSMKRLVAGYSFPLHWDPAHGTRLGLLPRNGKGEDTIWCTIDEPCYVYHPANAYETADGKVVVDVVVHESTYDSSPHGPGGKWIRFERWVADPAARHVERTVLHNRAQEFPRYDERRSCQPYRYAYCVGLAEREGLDMGGTQLFKHDLEAGTTEVRELGADRHPGEFVFVPRSPDAVEDDGWLIGLVIDAAKDTTELQILKANDFTGAPQAVIHIPHRIPPGFHGNWVPSAS